The DNA region TTTTTAGAATCGATAATCCTCTAAGCGTGAAAAATTTAAGCCCAACCATAATGTGAAGTTCTTATGAATACATAAGGGGTAAAAGAGTTTTGAAAATTGAACTAATTATCTTTATTTATGTTTATTATTTGAAAGGATTATTCTCTAAAGTTGGCTGCGAATTTCCACTTTTTCATTTTTCTAATGTATAATTAGGGTTTATTCAAAAAGCATTCTTAATATGTGTTATAACAGGTTCATTATTGTCTAACATTAAAATTCCAATAAAATCAAATCTGCAAATTTGGTCTTTTATATTGTTCTCGTAGAGATAAGCTTCAGCGGTTTTTTTGATTTGTTTAATTTTATTTTTTGTTATCGATGTCTCCGGGTAGCCATATTCAATGCTTTTTCTTGTTTTTACTTCTACGAAAACCAACTCGTTGCTAATTTTTGCAATTATGTCAATCTCGCCATGTCCATAAAAATAGTTTCTATCAATAATGCTAAAGCCTTTTTCTGTAAGATATTTACATGCGATATCTTCGCCGATATCGCCAAATTTCTTTTTGTTTTTGCTCATGTGGTTATATATTATTTTTTACGAGATCATTTAACAAAGGGGGATTTTCTTTATAATCTTTTTCTATAATTTTTTTAAGAAATGTTTTCCTGTGAAATTCAGATGCACCATATTTTTTAACAGCTTCAATGTGTGTTTTAGTAGCATAACCTTTATTACTTGACCAATAATATTCTGGAAAGTACATTGAAGCTTTGTCCATTAACTTATCTCTTATAACTTTTGCAATAACTGATGCTGCAGCAATAGCAAATGATTTCGAATCGCCTTTAATTATGGTTTTTGTAGGAACGTCAGAATAAAATGTTTTATTTCCATCAATTAAAATTAAGTCTGGCCTTAGTTTTAATTTTTCTACGGCAATTTTCATCGATTTAAGTGAAGCCTGAAGTATGTTAATTCTGTCAATTTCTTTATGGTCAACTATTCCAATGCCGAAACTCAATGCAGAATCAATTATTTTATTAAACAAAAATTCTCTTTGTTTGGCAGATAATTTTTTAGAATCATTTACACCTTCTAAGATTGTATCTTTGCTGAAAATTACTGCAGCGGCCACAACTGGACCTGCAATAGGACCTCTGCCTGCTTCGTCTACCCCTGCAATAAGTTTTATTTTTTTTGTAATAAAAGAATTATCGAAAGCCTTTAAACTATCATGAAGCATTGTTAAATTTTTTCGCATTTAACCCTATTTCAAAAGTTATTTATTAATCCAAAATGAATTTTGCCTTGACTAAATGAATCCCCTTTGCCGAGAGCGAAACTTACATTTAGTATGCCAAGGCTAGTTTCAATATTTAAACCCAATCCATATCCGTATTTATAATCGGATACAAATAAAATATTTTTTTGTAAATCTTCATTCCTAAGATAATACCCTGTATCAAAAAACACGAAAATAAATGTGCGTTTTTCTAATAAATAGCGGTATTCAAAATTAGACCAAAAAATTCTGTTACCTTGAAATTGCTTTTCCTTATAACCACGAAGAGTATTTGTGCCTCCCAAAAAATAAAGATCGCTTATTTCAAAATCGTTGCCCTTTAACTCTCTTGCATGCAGACCCAATTTAATAACTTGATTAGTAAATAATTGATGAAAAAGCTCTAAGTCTGCTTCAATTCGCTGGTAATTAATTTTAGTTTTAGTATCTGTAGTTATGTAGCTTGCCGGCCCAGTAATTCTTTTTGTGTTGGATTTTAAGCTGCTTATAAAAATTAAGCCTCGAGTTGGTGAGTAAATATCGTTGCGTCTGTCAATTTTAAAACTTAAGCCTGTAGTTAGTGTAGAGGAATTAAAAACCGTAAAAACGTTAACTTTTCGCTCTGTAGGAATTGTAGTTTGATTTGAAATTAAAAAGGACGCTGAAATTTCATCTGTTGCTAAAAATTCTAATTGAGCGCTTAAACTTCGTTGGATGTATGTAGAATCCTGCTTGCGTTGAAAAAATCCTGCCTCCAAGTTAAATGGATAATTAAGAATCCATGGCTCTAAATAGTGAAATTCAAGTTCTTGTGTTGATGGATTTTCCTGCTGCCATCGTATGGAAGCGTTTCTTGCAGTGCCAAATAAATTTCTTAAACCAATATTTACAAATCCAGTAAAATAGCCCGACTCGTTATATGAACTTGAAGGCACGTAACCTATAACGCCGTCAAAGTTATTTGTTTGTTGCTCTTCTATTTTAATGTTAAGAATCCCCTCGTTATTTGTGTTAAGATAGTACGTTGGTTTTTCAACTGATTTAAAAAAATTTAGCTTATTTAACTTATCGGGTATGTCATCAATTAATTTTTGAGAATACAGTTCACCTTTTCTAATGCCTGTAGCTCGTATTATCACATCGCTTTTTGTTTTTGTATTTCCAGTGATATTTATGTAATCTATTTTTGCTCTTACATTTTTGTCTATTTCCAGTTGCAAATTTGCTTGATGTTCGTTAGAAAGTGTATCATCAAAAAACTCTACCGAGATTATTTTAATTACGGCGAAAGGATAACCGTTATTTTCAAAAGAGTCTAAAATGTTATTGAAAGCAACATTGATATTTTCTCTCGAAAAAATTTTGTTTTTTAATTCATCTAAGTAATCTTTAATAACTGATGTATCCTCGAAGTTGGAAGTAAAATTAATATTTTTAATAAAAGTTGGATTTCCCTCATCAATATTAATCAATAATTTGTATGAGAGTGAATCTTCTTTGACAAACTGAATATAGTTGAAGGAAAAGTTATAAAAGCCTTCGGCTGATAAATTGTTTGCAATATTCTTTTTAACAGTGTCGATAAGTTCCTTATTGAATTTTGCCCCAATTGAAGCACCGCACCAATTTATGTATTCAGTTTCAGGAAAATTTACTGAACCTTTTACTTCAATTGATTTGATGGTTTGAGGGAATACAGAGTTTGTAATCAGAAGAACAAAAATTAATTTACGAGATTGTATTAGGTGTATCATCAATAATTTTCATTTTTTTACCGACAGATTTAATTTGTATTAAATCAATGTAATTTTCATACTCATCTACAGTAGAATTACAAGTTTCAATTTTTACTGCATTTGCTGTGCCGAGTGAAGTAGCAATTTTAAGTAAGTCATCGAATACGAAAGAATGATATAGGCCAAAAACAACTCCAGCTGTAAAGGCATCACCACTTCCAGTTGAATCAACTAACTTGATTTTAGGTGGTGATAGTTTATAATGGAAGTCAAATTTAGCAGCAAATACATCGTTAGAGCCATCAGTAAGAAAAGCAAGTTTAATTCCCTTAGAATAAAGGAATTTTAGGAAGTCAATTTTTTTTTGTTCGTTGCTTAAATCAATATTTAATGAATTTTCCAGTTCTGTAATATTATTATGAATAACTGTAGGTGCGGAATCAATACATTTTTGTAAATGGGTGCCGTAGGTATCTAATACTGAAATTTTATCAAGTTGATTTGCAAGATTAATGCCGTATGAAAAGATATCATCTGTTTGAGTGCAAGGAGAACTTCCAGAAAAAACTACAATTGAACAGTTTCTTATCATTTTTTCAAGTTTATTTTTGAACTCATTTGATTCTGCTTCAGTTATTAAATTATTTGGAGAAATAAATGTAGAAACCCTTTTAATTTTTTCTTCTACAGCTAAAAATGCTTCTCTTGTTTCGTTTTTAGTTGGCACAAAACTAAAGCTAATTTTTTCGTTTGATAATACCTTGCGAAGCAATTTACCAGTGTCTCCACCTAAAAAAGTAAGAGCATGATTTGGGATATTTAAACAGTTCAATTGTCGACTTACATTTATACCTTTTCCGCCTGCAGTAAAGTAAATACTTTTAGCTCTCTGTGTGTTCCCAAGTGTAACTGATTTAAAAGTTAACCTTTTTTCTAATAATGGGTTTAATGTAACTGTAAGCACCATAGCGTCTACGAGATTTAAGAAAAACTGAAGGTTTTATGTTGAGAAAATTCTTTTTGCTAACGACTTAATTATTGTCTATAGCCGGGCCAGCGACTGTAATCTGGGTTGACCAAGTAATAATCTCCAAAACCTGTGTTATCTACAAAAACGAAGTATCTGTTTTGCTCGTAATATTCCCAAATTTCATAAGGTTTAGAATCCATTTCAAAAGCGTGGCGTTCTACATTGCTTGGCGGTCCAAAAGTTACATAAACCATTCCCATATCTGTACGCCACCCTTCACCAATACCTCTAAAGTTTTTATTTGCGTAGTCAATTCTTCTGTAATATTCGTTGAGAATTGGATTTTCATCTGAATTTTTATTTGGCTTTTTAGAGTTCCAGAATGCCATGAACTTATCTAATTTTTCTTGATAAGTTTTTGAATTTTTTATTTCATCAATTTCTTTTGAGGAAGCAATATAAATCATCTGTTCAATTGCTTTGTTTAGGTTTACAATTGTACTGGGCAACCCGAAAATCCTAGAGTTTATAGTTTTAGTAACTGAACTTATAGTTTTGTTTTCCAAATTTTGTAGTGAGACTTCCAATTCATATTTGCCAATTATGAAGTTTTGGTAATTAATTGTGTAGTAAATTGGATTTGTCCCCTCTTTTATTGTAAGTGTGTCTTTAGTTTCAAAAATTTTATTGTCATCATTATCTTTTATTAAATAATTAACAAAAACATTACGATTAGTCGAAGAGTATATTTCATAAGTTAACTGGAGGTTCTTAGTTTTATTAGTTATTATTCTTGCAGCGTTTGGAACGATGTTTTCGACATCACTATTATGTATTATGTCACTTATCAGCAGTATATCGCTAATTCCAAGTGTGTCATTAATTTTTCTGATTGTTATAGGGAAAGTTTTTTCACTTTTCTTTTCAGAGTTATTATCTTCTATGTAACATTTTAATACGTATTTGCCAGGTGTCAAATCAAAATTTTTGTAACTGATATTGTAGTTGTTTTGAGAGGTCGTTTGTCTGAAGTTTGCTGTTTTAACTTGCTCTTGCCACATCTTTTCAAATAGAATATTTGATTTGTCTGAATCGTAAAAAGTCAACGTAACGTTATAAGTACCAAAGAAAATGGAATCCCTTTTTATGAACTGAATACTGCGATAAGGCACTTGAAGAAAAACATCGAAACGAGTCTTGCCGGGTAACTGGCTTTTATTACAAGTGTAATCAATATAAAAAGATGCAACAAGTTGCGTGTTCTCATCAGGTCTTGAAAGCTCAACTTGTGATAATATCATACTGTTTATAACAAAAAACAAAATTATAATTATATATCTCATTTTTTAAACTCCTCAAAACTGCGGCTAAAAATTATTTAGCTTCAGTTTTGTTAAAAAATTTTGTTCATTGTTTCATAACTATTAACTTACCAAATAAATCATACTCATTGCAATCGTAAATTTCAACATAATAAAAGTTGCCTATTGATAAAGAATTTTCAGAACTTAATATTATTTCTCCATCTACTTCTGGTGCATCTCTTTGCGACCTGCCTACATAATTATTTTCAGTAAAATCATCTATCAATACTTTAATTTTTTCACCGATGAAATTTTGATTTTTCTTGAGGGATATATTCCTTTGGATTTCCATCAATGTGGCTTTTCTTTCTTCCTTTAATTCATTAGGGATTGGGTCACCTAAAATAAAGCTTGGAGTTTTTTCTTCTACCGAATAATTGAACACACCAAACCTGTCAAATTCAAATTCTCTAACAAAATCACTTAGTTCGTTGAAGTCTTTTTCTGTCTCTGCTGGATAACCTACAATAAAAGTTGTGCGTAGTGTTAAATTAGGTATTTTTTCTTTCAACTTGTAAAGCAATTCTTTAGTTCTTCTTTGGGTTATTCCGCGTCTCATTGACTTTAATACTGAATCTGATATATGTTGAAGCGGTATGTCAATATATTTGCATATCTTTTCGTTTGAGGCTATGGTATCTATTAAATCATCTGGGAAATGAGAAGGGTAGGCATAAAGCAGACGTATCCATTCTATCCCATTAATATCAGAAAGTCTATTGAGAAGCTCAGCTATGTTTCTTTTGCCATATAAATCTTTGCCATAGTCTGTTGTATCTTGACCAATAATAATCAATTCTTTTACCCCTTTGGCTGCTAGGGATTTTGCTTCACCGATGAGTTGTTCGATAGGGACAGATTTATGAAAGCCTCGCATTAACGGAATTGCGCAAAAAGAACAAGGGTTATCGCATCCTTCTGAAACCTTTAAATAAGCATAATGCTTTGGCGTAGTTAATTCTCGCTCGCCTAAAAGTTCTCTTTTTAAATTGCCTCCTAATTCTTCAACTATTTCTTTGTATTTTTCAGTGCCAAAGTATGCGTCAACTTCTGGAATTTCTTTTGCCAATTCATTTTTATATCTTTCCGATAGGCAGCCTGCCACTAAAATTTTTTTGATTTTTCCTCTTTTCTTAAGTTCAACTGCAGATAAGATAGTGTTTATTGATTCTTCTTTAGCAGCATCAATAAAACCGCAAGTGTTTATTATTATTGTGTCAGCTTTTTTAGGGTCATCTGCTATATTGAGTTTGTTTAGTTTTAATTGATTTATTAAACGTTCGGAATCGACAGTGTTTTTTGCACAACCTAACGTTAGTACCGAAATTTTGCTTGAGTCTTGCATTAAATATTTGTTGTTGGTTTTTTAATTAGTGCAAAGATAGATAATTGAGAAATTAAAAGTAATGTAGGATTTTGACTACTGCTAAAAAACTTTAGAGGGGCTAATAAAAATATTACTACTGGAGATAGATGAGGAAGCTAAATAAAGATTATTTGGGTAAATTTTGTCTATATTATGCTTAAACAGAGTTTGTTTAAATACTAAAACACAATAGGAAATATTTTTTCTTTTTCATATCTTCACATATATGAACGATAGTGTAAATAATACTGAACCAGGTGGGGACAGGTTAAAAGTAATTTCTTCTATCAAACCTGTTACTGCAGCTTTTCTTTCCTTATTAGCCGTTTTTTTTCTTTACCAATTTGGCGGTGGCCTGCTTACAATTGCTATCTTCGGTTTGAATTTCGAAAATGCAGATGTAAATGCAATGCGTTTGTTAACTATGGGTGGACAAATATTGTTGATTTTGCTTCCTGCTTTAATTTTTGCCAGACTCGTTTATGAAAATGTTACTCAAGCCTTGCGTGTTAAGGTGCCCCGTTTTAAAGAGATAGCTTTATTTGCTATGGGCTTAATTATCATCACTCCATTGCTGCAGGAGTTAATCTTTATTCAAAATTATCTTTTCTTAAAGTTGGCTCATGTAAACAGTTTTTTTGGCAATTTAAAAGAAATTCTTGATAAAGTAGATCAAATGGTTGAAAAAACTTATGGTAATTTGCTTTCTTCAAATTCTTTTTTTGAGTCGTCATTTGTGATATTTGTTGTAGCTGTTACCCCTGCAATTTGTGAAGAAACTTTTTTCAGGGGATTCGTACAAAAAAGCTTTGAACAAAAATTTAAGCCGTTCTGGTCAGCTGTTATTACAGCGTTATTCTTCGGATTATATCATTTTAATCCGTATGGATTAGTTTCCCTTGTAATTTTAGGCATTTACTTCGGCTTTGCGGCTTATACTTCTAATTCAATTTTTGTTTCTATGTTTCTTCACTTCTTAAATAATTCGATTGCATTAACAGCATATTTTATTTTTGGAGAGGAAGAAATAATAAATACAAAAGTAGAATTGACAGATAAAGTTGCACCCCATGCAATCAATCTTTTTGCGTTAATAGTTATTTTTTCTTTTTTTATTTATTACATAAAAAAGTATTATAAAAAAACCGAATTAGCGAGGTAATTATGATTTGCCCCAAATGCGAATACGAGTATGTGGACGGAATAGAGGTTTGTCCGGATTGTGGAACTGAATTAGTCCCCGTTGAAGAGTTTGAAGGGCATTTAGTACATCCGGAAGATTGGGTGGTTGTATACAGCACAGATAGAACTTATGAAGCTGAAATGTTAAAAGCCAACTTAGAAAGTGCAAATGTAGAAACACTTATTCTTTCGCAAAATGATAAAAATTTCCCCACCGTGGGGGATCTTTCTGTTATTAAATTGCTTGTTAAGAAAAATCAGGTTCAAACTGCATTGGAAATAATTAATGATATTAATGCCAATTCTGAAGATAATAGTCAAAAAAGTGAAGAATGAACCTGAGCAATACAACAATAAGAGTTATAGTTGCATTTGTTGGTATTCCAACAATGTTATTTGTTTGTTGGTATGGTAAGTTTCTTTTTTATTTACTAACCTTAGCAATAGGTCTAGTTGCTTATTATGAATTTTCTAAAATAATCAGGAAAAAGAACAGCAATGCCAATTTAATCATAGGCTGTCTGGCCATAATTTCGATTGTTACAGAAGCTTATAATTCTTTCGTTGATTTTAAAGTGCTTGTCCTGTGTATCATTATTTTGACTTTATCTTTTGAACTTTTTCGAAATAAAGGTTCTGCAGTTAATAATTTGGGCGGAACTTTTATTGGAGTTTTTTATATCGGATTGTTCGCTTCGACTTTGATTTTAATACGAGAATATTACAATCAATCCGAATTTTTATACAATCGCGGCGGCTACTTAATTATTTCTGTTTTAGCGACCATCTGGATTTGTGATTCGGCTGCATTTTTTTTGGGCTCCAGTTTCGGTAGACATAAACTGTTTCCACGAGTTAGCCCAAATAAAAGCTGGGAAGGAGCCATTGCAGGATTTATGTTTTCTTTAATTACAATGATAGTAATGAAAGAATTATTAGTAAATTTTATTAGCATTTTGGACGCTGTTGTTTTGGGGGTAATTATTGGGGTTTTTGGTCAATTAGGGGACTTAGTTGAAAGCCTCTTAAAACGCGATGTTGATGTAAAAGATTCATCTTCAATTCTACCAGGTCATGGCGGTATATTCGATAGATTTGACTCGCTCCTTTTTAGCTCACCATTTATTTATCTTTATATGTTTTTCTTCTTTCGCTGATTTTCGCTTAGCTATATAGTATTAACTTTGTTAAAATCTTTAAGAAGTTGATTCAATAGAAAAGAGTTCATTTATACTAGAAGGATAAAAATGATTTGAATAAAAAGACGGTTTGACTTCTTAATTTTGTTCATCTGCCATAAAATAGATATTTTTAAAATATAGACTGTCATTATATAGTTCTTAAGCTTACTTAGAAGTATCAAAAAGGAGAGAGATGATTAAGTTTTTAATTCCAAAAGAAGAAAAATATTTTGACCATTTCAATGATATGATTGATAACACTTTTGAAATGGCAACATTAATCAAGGAATTATTTAGCAACTCAAAACTAAATTTCGAGGTTCAACAGAGAATATTTTCGTTAGAAAGGCGTTGTGATGAGGTTTCTGATAAGATATTAAAAAGACTTAATAAAACATTTATTACTCCATTCGATAGAGAGGATATTGTTAATCTTTCCCATAGGATAGAAAGTACAAGTGACTCGTTAAAAGCTCTTGCATCGAGATTAGAAATCCTGAATCTCGAAAGGAAAATTGAAGGTGCCCAAAAGCTTACCGATATAATTTATCTTCAAGTAAAAAATTTGCACGAAGCTATTCACGAGCTTAAACATAGAAATAATACGACAAATTTATGCAAAGCTGTACAAGATTTGGAATCTGAAGCAGACACGGTTTATAAAGAATCAATGAAAAATCTTTTTGCCAATGAAACTGACCCCATTGTGCTAATAAAGAATAAAGAAATATTGGATATGCTTGAAAAAACTGTAGACAAGCTGCAATTAGTTGCAAATGCTATCCTTACAATTTATGTAAAAAATAGTTAAATACTCTTATTATGGCTTTTCCTATAATAATTATCCTGTTAGCAATGGTATTTGATTTTTACAACGGCATGAATGATGCTGCCAACTCTATAGCTACTGTCGTTTCAACAAGAGTATTAACCCCATTGCAGGCTGTTGCATGGGCTTCATTTTTTAATTTTGCAGCCGCATTTACTTTTGGAGAAAGTGTAGCAACTACAATAGGAAAAGGTATTGTAGATGTTAACATAATTGATAACGTTGTAATCTTATCGGCGTTAATTGGTGCAATTTTTACTGCTGCTTCGGCGACCCACATGGGTTTGCCCATTAGCGTTTCTCATGCGATAATTGGTGGCTTGGGGGGTGCAGCACTAATTAAAGCTGGCCCAAGTTCAATTATTGCTGATGGGTTTATTAAAGTATTTGCATTTATTTTTTTAGCTCCAATCTTAGGAATGTTCTTTGCTGTAGTTTTCTCTATTGTTACTTTATGGGCAGTTAAAAATTTTCAACCGCGCAAAGTTGATAAGTATTTTAGAAAATTACAATTAATTTCTGCGGCTATTTACAGCTTAAGTCATGGCTCTAACGATGCTCAAAAAACTATGGGCATTATTGCTGTGGTATTGTTTACTAATGGTTTTTTAGGAAACACTTTCTATGTCCCTGTATGGGTAGTATTTTTAAGCTATACTGTAATAGCTCTTGGAACATTTATTGGCGGCTGGCGCGTTATTAAAACCTTGGGAATGAGCTTGACTAAACTTACACCATTCGGCGGCTTTAGTGCAGAAACATCAGCTGGACTTACAATTTTACTCGCTTCTTATTTTGGAATACCAGTTAGTACTACCCATACTATTTCTGGGGCAATTGCCGGTGTTGGTTCAGTTAAAGGAATGAGTTATGTAAGATGGAGCGTTGCAAGGAATATAGTTTGGGCTTGGGTATTAACTATTCCATTATCAGCTTCGTTTGCAAGTATATCATTTTTATTTATTAATTACTTAATGTCTCTTTTTTAATTATTATCATCAATTTAATCTGGACTAAAATATGGAGGTAAAAAATGTTAAAAAGAAAACTTGGTAAAAATGGACCAGAGTTGACAGTTATAGGTTTTGGAGCATGGGCTATCGGAGGTCCGTGGAAATGGGGCTGGGGAAAGGTTGATGATAACGAATCAATTGAAGCTATTCGCACTGCTTTAGATAATGAAATTAACTGGATAGATACTGCTGCTGTGTATGGACTTGGACATTCGGAAGAAGTAGTAGCTGAGGCAATAAAAGATAGAAGGAAAGAGGTTTTTGTTGCAACAAAGTGTGGTATGGTGCCGGATGGTAAAGGCGGAGCTAATATTAACAACCATCCTAATAGTATTAGAAAAGAAATTGAAGATAGTCTTAGAAGATTGCAAACCGATTATGTGGATTTGTATCAGATACATTGGCCCGACCCAAATGTACCTGTTGAAGATTCATGGGGAGAAATGGTAAAAATTAAACAAGAAGGGAAAGCTCGTTTTATAGGTGTATGTAATTTTGATGTTAACCTGCTGGAAAGGTGTATGAAGATTGAACATGTACAATCTTTACAGCCACCGTTTAGTATGTTGAGAAGAGATGTAGCAAAAGAAATATTGCCATATTGCGAAAAAAATGGGATTGGAGTCGTTGCCTATAGCCCTATGCAAGCTGGCTTGTTAACAGGAAATTTTCATACAAAAAAACTAGCTGAAGACGATTGGAGAAAAAATAATCCATATTTTCAAGAGCCATATCTTTCTAAGGCGTTAGAACTCGTTGAGCGATTAAGACCTATTGCTGCAAAAGCTGATAAAACTGTTGGTAATTTAGCAGTTGCTTGGGTATTAAGTCATTCAGCGATTACATCTGCTATTGTAGGCGCTAGAAATAAAAATCAAGTGCTGGAAAATATTAAAGCTGCCGAGTACGTTCTAACTAAAGAAGACCTTAGCGAAATAGAAAAATTATTAAAAGAGTTTGAGCTTTGATTTTAAAGTGACCTAATATAGGCTGGGCTGTCTT from Melioribacteraceae bacterium 4301-Me includes:
- a CDS encoding aldo/keto reductase, producing the protein MLKRKLGKNGPELTVIGFGAWAIGGPWKWGWGKVDDNESIEAIRTALDNEINWIDTAAVYGLGHSEEVVAEAIKDRRKEVFVATKCGMVPDGKGGANINNHPNSIRKEIEDSLRRLQTDYVDLYQIHWPDPNVPVEDSWGEMVKIKQEGKARFIGVCNFDVNLLERCMKIEHVQSLQPPFSMLRRDVAKEILPYCEKNGIGVVAYSPMQAGLLTGNFHTKKLAEDDWRKNNPYFQEPYLSKALELVERLRPIAAKADKTVGNLAVAWVLSHSAITSAIVGARNKNQVLENIKAAEYVLTKEDLSEIEKLLKEFEL